One Phaseolus vulgaris cultivar G19833 chromosome 11, P. vulgaris v2.0, whole genome shotgun sequence genomic window carries:
- the LOC137819608 gene encoding DExH-box ATP-dependent RNA helicase DExH3, with product MRNSKFAVSLLIARAKSLQLHHHTCHCVASSSSSPTSTSLFRFLPSSIRNAKSVAATRLFSSYYSVEQFSDDEYECDFENQQVSSTVANVDEWKWKLSMLLRSEKDQEIVSRDRKDRRDYEQIANLAKRMGLYSELFGKVVVASKVPLPNYRPDLDDKRPQREVVIPLSLQRRVEGLLQEYLDRLQLNSAKATGSLDDVNSANEVKEIDMDENTDSFVDESVMEKVLQKRSLRMRNMQRAWQESPEGRKMLEFRKSLPSFMEKQGLLQAIAHNQVIVISGETGCGKTTQIPQYVLESQIESGRGAFCNIICTQPRRISAMAVSERVSAERGEPLGETVGFKVRLEGMKGKNTHLLFCTSGILLRRLLSDRNLNGVTHIFVDEIHERGMNEDFLLIVLKDLLPRRRDLRLVLMSATLNAELFSNYYGGAPTFRIPGFTYPVRSHFLEDVLEMTGYKLTSFNQIDDYGQEKLWKTQKQLAPRKRKNQINSLVEDALSKSNFENYSSRARDSMASWAPDCIGFNLIEAVLCHICRKERPGAVLVFMTGWEDISSLRDQLKAHPLLGDPNRILLLTCHGSMATSEQKLIFEKPPPNIRKVILATNMAEASITINDIVFVVDCGKAKETTYDALNNTPCLLPSWISQASARQRRGRAGRVQPGECYHLYPKCVYEAFSEYQLPELLRTPLNSLCLQIKSLQVESIGEFLSAALQAPEPRTVQNAIDFLKLIGALDEKENLTNLGSFLSILPVDPKLGKMLIMGAIFRCFDPVLTVVAGLSVRDPFLLPQDKKDLAGTAKSRFSAKDYSDHMALVRAYEGWKDAEREGSSYEYCWRNFLSAQTLQAIHSLRKQFSFILKDAGLVDADTSMINKLSHNQSLVRAIICSGLFPGIASVVHRETSMSFKTMDDGQVLLYANSVNARYQTIPYPWLVFGEKVKVNAVFIRDSTGVSDSILILFGGALSNGIQAGHLKMLDGYVDFFMDPNLADCYLKLKEELDKLIQKKLEDPSIDIHKEGKYLVLAVQELVSGDQCEGRFVFGRESQKPRASNRVSNDENKFTKDGTNPKSLLQTLLMRAGHSPPKYKTKHLKTNEFRALVEFKGMQFVGKPKRNKQLAERDAAIEALAWLTHTSDNNQHEDDKSPPDVTDNMLKILGKRRKSKRRHD from the exons ATGCGCAATTCAAAGTTTGCAGTGTCACTGCTCATAGCACGTGCCAAGTCCCTCCAACTTCACCATCACACGTGTCACTGCgtcgcttcttcttcttcttctcctacCTCAACCTCACTCTTCAGGTTTCTCCCTTCTTCCATACGAAACGCGAAGTCCGTCGCCGCCACGCGCCTCTTCTCCAGCTACTATTCCGTCGAACAGTTCTCCGATGATGAATACGAATGTGACTTTGAGAACCAGCAg GTATCGTCTACGGTGGCCAATGTGGACGAGTGGAAATGGAAACTCAGCATGCTGTTACGCAGCGAAAAGGACCAGGAGATTGTATCAAGAGATAGAAAAGATAGGAGGGACTATGAACAGATAGCTAACCTTGCCAAAAGAATGGGGCTATAcag TGAGTTGTTTGGAAAGGTGGTTGTTGCAAGCAAGGTGCCTCTTCCCAACTACCGTCCAGATTTGGATGACAAACGTCCACAAAGAGAG GTGGTTATTCCACTAAGCTTGCAAAGGAGGGTTGAGGGTTTGCTGCAGGAATACCTTGATAGACTTCAGTTGAATTCTGCAAAGGCAACTGGCAGCCTGGATGATGTGAACTCTGCCAATGAAGTCAAAGAAATAGACATGGATGAAAATACTGATTCTTTTGTGGATGAATCTGTTATGGAAAAGGTTCTCCAGAAGAGGAGTTTGAGGATGCGCAATATGCAAAGAGCTTGGCAG GAATCACCTGAAGGCAGGAAGATGCTGGAATTCCGGAAATCTCTACCATCGTTTATGGAAAAGCAAGGTTTACTTCAAGCTATAGCACACAATCAG GTGATAGTTATATCTGGAGAGACTGGCTGTGGTAAAACCACTCAAATTCCTCAATATGTATTGGAATCACAGATAGAGTCTGGCCGTGGAGCATTTTGTAACATTATTTGCACGCAGCCTCGAAGGATATCTGCCATGGCAGTATCTGAGAGAGTGTCAGCCGAGCGGGgagaacctcttggtgaaacA GTTGGCTTCAAAGTTCGATTGGAAGGAATGAAAGGGAAAAATACCCATCTGCTATTTTGTACCAGTGGTATATTACTTAGAAGGTTGCTGAGTGATCGAAATCTGAATGGTGTAACCCATATTTTTGTGGATGAAATTCATGAAAGAGGCATGAATGAAG ACTTCTTATTGATTGTGCTAAAGGATCTGCTTCCACGGCGTCGGGATTTAAGGTTGGTTTTAATGAGTGCCACCTTGAATGCTGAGcttttttcaaattattatgGAGGTGCTCCCACATTTCGAATTCCG GGTTTCACCTATCCTGTTAGATCTCACTTTTTAGAAGATGTGTTGGAAATGACTGGATACAAGTTGACTTCCTTCAACCAAATTGATGATTATGGTCAAGAGAAACTGTGGAAAACACAAAAACAATTAGCACCACGGAAGAGGAAAAATCAGATCAATTCTCTTGTTGAG GATGCTCTTtcaaaatcaaactttgagaactACAGCTCCAGGGCACGTGATTCAATGGCATCTTGGGCACCTGACTGCATAGGGTTTAATCTCATTGAGGCTGTTCTATGCCATATATGTCGGAAGGAACGACCAGGTGCTGTCTTAGTGTTTATGACGGGATGGGAGGATATAAGTTCCTTAAGAGATCAACTTAAAGCACATCCTCTTTTAGGAGATCCCAATAGGATTCTACTTCTAACGTGTCATGGTTCAATGGCAACTTCAGAGCAG AAACTCATATTTGAGAAACCACCTCCAAATATAAGGAAAGTAATACTTGCTACAAATATGGCTGAGGCAAGTATTACAATCAATGACATAGTTTTTGTGGTCGATTGTGGAAAAGCAAAAGAGACAACATATGATGCTTTAAATAACACACCTTGTCTTCTACCTTCTTGGATATCACAAGCATCTGCACGTCAG AGAAGGGGTAGGGCTGGTCGTGTGCAGCCAGGAGAATGCTACCACCTTTACCCCAAATGTGTTTATGAAGCCTTTTCTGAATATCAACTTCCTGAACTACTGAGAACACCTTTGAACTCTCTTTGCTTGCAAATAAAAAGTTTGCAGGTTGAGAGCATAGGAGAGTTCTTATCAGCAGCTTTACAGGCACCAGAGCCACGAACC GTTCAAAATGCTATTGATTTCCTCAAGTTGATTGGTGCACtagatgaaaaagaaaatcttaCAAATCTTG GGAGTTTTCTCTCTATACTTCCTGTAGATCCCAAGCTGGGCAAAATGTTAATAATGGGAGCTATATTTCGATGCTTTGATCCTGTTCTTACAGTTGTAGCTGGCCTTAGTGTCAGGGATCCGTTTCTTTTGCCCCAAGACAAGAAGGAT TTAGCAGGGACAGCAAAGTCTAGGTTTTCTGCCAAAGATTACAGTGATCATATGGCTCTTGTTCGAGCATATGAAGGATGGAAAGATGCAGAAAGAGAAGGATCATCTTATGAATACTGCTGGAGAAATTTTCTCTCTGCCCAAACTCTTCAGGCTATTCATTCACTTCGGAAGCAGTTTAGCTTCATCTTGAAAGATGCTGGCTTGGTAGATGCTGATACAAGCATGATTAACAAATTGAGTCACAATCAGTCTCTTGTGCGTGCAATCATTTGTTCTGGACTCTTTCCTGGCATAGCATCAGTGGTG CACAGGGAGACATCCATGTCATTTAAAACAATGGATGATGGCCAGGTTTTATTATATGCT AATTCAGTGAATGCACGTTACCAGACCATTCCATACCCATGGTTGGTTTTTGGCGAGAAAGTTAAGGTCAATGCAGTTTTCATCCGTGATTCCACTGGTGTATCTGATTCAATACTTATCCTGTTTGGTGGTGCTCTAAGTAATGGGATACAG GCTGGGCATCTGAAAATGTTAGATGGATATGTTGACTTCTTCATGGATCCTAATTTAGCCGACTGCTATTTGAAGCTTAAGGAAGAGCTCGATAAGCTTATCCAGAAGAAG CTTGAAGATCCTAGCATTGACATTCACAAGGAAGGGAAGTACTTGGTGCTTGCTGTTCAGGAGCTGGTTTCCGGGGATCAATGCGAAGGAAGATTTGTGTTTGGTCGTGAAAGCCAGAAGCCTAGGGCCTCTAATAGGGTCTCTAATGATGAAAATAAATTCACAAAAGATGGGACAAATCCCAAGAGCTTGCTGCAAACACTGTTGATGCGAGCAGGACACTCCCCTCCAAAATACAAAACCAAACATCTCAAGACGAATGAGTTTAGGGCACTGGTGGAGTTTAAGGGAATGCAATTTGTTGGCAAACCAAAGAGAAACAAGCAACTTGCAGAAAGGGATGCTGCTATAGAGGCATTGGCTTGGTTGACTCACACTTCTGACAACAATCAGCATGAAGATGATAAATCTCCTCCCGATGTCACTGATAACATGCTAAAAATCCTAGGGAAGCGTAGAAAATCAAAGCGACGCCATGATTAA